One Flavobacterium sp. 90 DNA segment encodes these proteins:
- the hisA gene encoding 1-(5-phosphoribosyl)-5-[(5-phosphoribosylamino)methylideneamino]imidazole-4-carboxamide isomerase, giving the protein MRIIPAIDIIDGKCVRLSKGDYDTKIIYNENPLEVAKSFEAHGIEYLHLVDLDGAKSSKIVNYKILEQIASQTSLQIDFGGGLKSDDDLRIAFESGASQITGGSIAVKNRAIFEKWISEYGSEKIILGADAKDEKIAVSGWLEDSDEDLIPFIQDYQIKGIQYVICTDIAKDGMLQGPSFDLYKKILAEANDVKLIASGGISTFDELPKLAELGCEGTIIGKAIYEGRISLKQLENYIIGKM; this is encoded by the coding sequence ATGAGAATAATACCAGCTATAGACATCATCGACGGAAAATGCGTTCGTTTGTCAAAAGGAGATTATGACACTAAAATAATTTACAATGAAAATCCTCTTGAAGTAGCAAAATCATTCGAAGCACACGGAATCGAATATTTACATTTAGTAGATTTAGATGGCGCAAAATCGAGTAAAATTGTCAATTACAAAATATTAGAGCAAATTGCGTCGCAAACTAGTCTGCAAATTGATTTTGGCGGAGGTTTAAAATCTGATGATGATTTGAGAATCGCTTTCGAAAGTGGCGCAAGTCAAATTACGGGTGGAAGTATTGCTGTAAAAAACAGAGCAATTTTTGAAAAATGGATTTCGGAATATGGTTCGGAAAAAATTATTCTTGGTGCTGATGCTAAAGATGAAAAAATTGCCGTTTCTGGTTGGTTAGAAGATTCAGACGAAGATTTGATTCCGTTTATTCAGGATTATCAAATTAAAGGAATTCAGTACGTTATTTGTACGGATATCGCAAAAGACGGAATGTTACAAGGCCCAAGTTTTGATTTGTACAAGAAAATTTTAGCTGAAGCAAATGACGTAAAACTGATTGCCTCGGGTGGAATTTCGACATTCGACGAACTTCCTAAATTAGCCGAATTAGGTTGCGAAGGAACCATTATTGGAAAAGCAATTTATGAAGGAAGAATTAGTTTGAAACAACTTGAAAATTATATTATTGGTAAAATGTAA
- the hisH gene encoding imidazole glycerol phosphate synthase subunit HisH, with translation MKIVIINYGAGNIQSIMFAIERLGFKAVLSNNPDEILAADKVIFPGVGEASSAMKKLKESGLDSLIPNLKQPVLGICLGMQLMCKSSEERNTKGLGIFDVDVIKFTSKVKVPQMGWNQIYDLKSDLFKGISENEFMYLVHSFYAPNCDEAIAITDYELEYASALQKDNFYGTQFHPEKSGAVGEKILDNFLKM, from the coding sequence ATGAAAATAGTAATTATAAATTACGGAGCGGGAAATATTCAGAGCATTATGTTTGCTATTGAAAGGCTTGGTTTTAAGGCTGTTTTGAGTAATAATCCCGATGAAATTCTGGCGGCAGATAAAGTGATTTTTCCCGGAGTTGGAGAAGCAAGTTCGGCGATGAAAAAACTGAAGGAAAGCGGTTTGGATAGTTTGATTCCGAATTTGAAGCAACCAGTTTTGGGAATTTGTCTTGGAATGCAATTAATGTGTAAATCATCTGAAGAAAGAAATACTAAGGGACTTGGAATTTTTGATGTTGATGTGATTAAATTTACTTCAAAAGTAAAAGTGCCACAAATGGGCTGGAATCAGATTTATGATTTAAAATCGGATTTGTTTAAAGGAATTTCTGAGAATGAATTTATGTATTTGGTGCATAGTTTTTACGCCCCAAATTGCGATGAAGCCATTGCTATCACGGATTACGAACTTGAATACGCATCGGCTTTGCAAAAAGATAATTTTTACGGAACTCAATTTCACCCAGAGAAAAGTGGAGCAGTTGGGGAGAAGATTTTAGATAATTTCTTAAAAATGTAA
- the hisB gene encoding bifunctional histidinol-phosphatase/imidazoleglycerol-phosphate dehydratase HisB has protein sequence MKKVLFIDRDGTIVLEPENYQLDALEKVEFYPKAFQYLAKIANELDYELAMVTNQDGLGTDSFPEDTFWPTQNFILKAFENEGVLFDDIFIDRSFPEDNAPTRKPRTGMLTKYIDNPEYDLANSFVLGDRLTDVELAKNLGAKAIFINDNDGIGSNEISSKREELDETIILQTMSWKEIYEFLKLEARSASIMRKTNETDIFINLNLDGTGKSKIETGIAFFDHMLDQIARHGQMDLEILVKGDLEVDEHHTIEDTAIALGEVFAKALGNKLGIERYGFCLPMDDCLAQVAIDFGGRNWLVWETEFKREMVGKMPTEMFFHFFKSFSDGAKANINIKAEGTNEHHKIEAIFKAFAKAIKVAVKRDTEKMILPSTKGML, from the coding sequence ATGAAAAAAGTACTTTTTATCGATCGTGATGGAACGATTGTGTTAGAACCAGAAAATTATCAATTAGATGCTTTGGAGAAAGTAGAATTTTACCCGAAAGCTTTTCAATATTTGGCTAAAATTGCCAATGAATTAGATTACGAATTGGCGATGGTGACCAATCAGGACGGATTAGGAACGGATAGTTTTCCGGAAGATACGTTTTGGCCAACGCAAAATTTTATTTTAAAAGCCTTTGAAAATGAAGGAGTTTTGTTTGATGATATATTTATAGACAGATCTTTTCCGGAAGATAATGCGCCAACACGCAAGCCAAGAACGGGAATGTTGACGAAATATATTGATAATCCAGAATATGATTTGGCAAATTCGTTTGTTTTAGGAGATCGTTTGACTGATGTTGAATTGGCGAAAAATCTTGGTGCAAAAGCAATTTTTATCAATGATAATGATGGAATTGGAAGCAATGAAATTTCATCAAAGCGTGAAGAACTTGACGAAACGATTATTCTTCAAACAATGAGTTGGAAGGAAATTTATGAGTTTTTGAAGTTAGAAGCACGTTCGGCTTCGATTATGCGTAAAACCAATGAAACTGACATTTTTATTAATTTAAATCTTGACGGAACAGGAAAAAGTAAAATCGAAACCGGAATTGCTTTTTTTGATCATATGTTGGATCAAATCGCACGTCACGGTCAAATGGATTTGGAAATTCTTGTAAAAGGAGATCTTGAAGTTGATGAACACCACACGATTGAAGATACTGCAATTGCTTTGGGTGAAGTTTTTGCTAAAGCTTTAGGAAATAAATTAGGAATCGAACGCTACGGTTTCTGTTTGCCAATGGACGATTGTTTAGCGCAAGTTGCAATTGATTTTGGCGGAAGAAACTGGTTAGTTTGGGAAACGGAATTTAAACGCGAAATGGTTGGAAAAATGCCAACAGAAATGTTTTTTCATTTCTTTAAATCATTCTCTGATGGCGCAAAAGCTAATATCAACATAAAAGCCGAAGGAACAAACGAACACCACAAAATTGAGGCGATTTTTAAAGCTTTCGCGAAAGCCATAAAAGTAGCAGTGAAAAGAGATACAGAGAAAATGATTTTGCCTTCGACAAAGGGAATGCTTTAA